From the uncultured Trichococcus sp. genome, one window contains:
- a CDS encoding Na/Pi cotransporter family protein — MDWQSMLFQFFGGLGIFLFGLKYMGDGLQRSAGDNLRNILNKFTSTPFRAVLAGILVTVLIQSSSGTTVLAVGLVSAGFMNLEQAIGIIMGANIGTTITAFIIGFHVGAYALPIMAIGAILLFFTKNSFLNSIGQIIFGFGSLFYGLDLMGTGMEPLEQLSQFRSLMTNLSDHPFYGVLTGTGLTLAIQSSSATVGILQELYSQNSISLQAALPILFGNNIGTTITAVLAAIGASLPAKRAAASHVVFNLTGTAFILLILAPFTVVLTNLSASLNLNPAMQLAFAHGMFNVLNVLIQMWFIRQLAVLVTKMVPGEERIVKYDATHLDYTIIQTSPAVALNQAKLEVEQMGSFVADEYHAAYKYYLDHNDLYKQDTLQLEEIVDTIDYKLTEYLTFISREELPFHASNDHAIMIDITKYLERIGDHCENIVKNIEDATKAAKRDIRANKELQDVKTILMDEDLVKLFAMVEQNIQEAIDSYIQDDHLLAEQVIQREEEVNEQEQMIRGNYIQRLNSGIGLPSEGILFIDIVSNLERISDHAVKIAKHTLGTRYPYQKLSRRLIRKTEQAHASVALNASPPEK, encoded by the coding sequence ATGGATTGGCAAAGTATGTTATTCCAATTTTTTGGTGGGTTAGGCATTTTTTTGTTCGGATTGAAATACATGGGGGATGGCCTGCAGCGAAGTGCGGGCGATAATTTGCGAAATATATTGAACAAGTTCACTTCCACCCCTTTCCGGGCTGTGTTGGCGGGAATTTTGGTGACCGTATTGATCCAGAGCAGTTCGGGGACTACGGTTCTGGCCGTGGGATTGGTCAGTGCCGGCTTCATGAATCTGGAGCAAGCCATCGGAATCATTATGGGGGCTAACATCGGAACGACGATCACAGCCTTCATCATCGGTTTCCATGTGGGGGCATACGCCCTTCCGATCATGGCGATCGGCGCCATCTTGCTCTTCTTCACAAAGAATTCTTTTTTGAACAGCATCGGCCAAATCATCTTTGGCTTCGGCTCCCTTTTCTACGGACTGGACTTGATGGGAACAGGCATGGAACCGTTGGAGCAGCTTTCGCAATTCAGATCGCTGATGACTAATTTGTCCGACCACCCTTTTTACGGCGTACTGACAGGAACCGGGCTGACTTTAGCGATTCAAAGTTCCAGTGCCACAGTCGGTATCCTGCAGGAACTTTATTCCCAAAACAGCATCTCTCTGCAGGCTGCTTTGCCGATCCTGTTCGGCAACAATATCGGCACTACCATCACGGCTGTGCTCGCCGCAATCGGAGCCAGCTTGCCCGCAAAACGTGCGGCCGCCTCCCATGTCGTATTCAATCTGACAGGAACGGCCTTCATCTTGCTCATTTTGGCGCCGTTCACCGTCGTGCTGACAAACTTGTCCGCATCATTGAATCTCAATCCCGCCATGCAGCTTGCCTTCGCACACGGCATGTTCAACGTATTGAACGTATTGATCCAGATGTGGTTCATCCGCCAACTGGCTGTCTTGGTTACAAAAATGGTCCCAGGCGAAGAGCGGATCGTGAAATATGATGCTACCCATCTCGACTATACGATCATCCAGACCAGTCCGGCCGTGGCATTGAACCAGGCCAAACTTGAAGTCGAACAGATGGGATCGTTTGTGGCGGATGAATACCATGCCGCCTATAAGTATTACCTCGACCACAATGATCTCTACAAGCAGGATACGCTCCAACTCGAAGAAATCGTCGACACCATCGACTACAAGCTGACGGAATACCTGACCTTCATCTCACGGGAAGAGCTGCCGTTCCATGCTTCGAACGATCATGCCATCATGATCGACATCACGAAATACTTGGAACGCATCGGTGACCATTGTGAAAATATCGTAAAGAATATCGAAGATGCCACCAAAGCTGCCAAACGGGACATCCGCGCCAATAAAGAGCTGCAGGATGTCAAAACGATTCTGATGGATGAGGATCTCGTGAAACTATTCGCCATGGTCGAACAGAATATCCAGGAGGCGATCGACTCCTATATCCAAGACGATCATTTGCTGGCCGAACAAGTGATCCAGCGTGAAGAAGAAGTGAACGAACAAGAGCAGATGATCCGCGGAAACTATATCCAGCGCTTGAACAGCGGAATCGGATTGCCTTCCGAAGGCATCCTGTTCATCGATATCGTATCCAACTTGGAACGCATCAGCGACCACGCTGTGAAGATCGCAAAACATACTTTGGGAACACGCTACCCTTATCAAAAATTGAGCCGTCGCTTGATCCGCAAAACAGAGCAAGCCCATGCTAGTGTTGCCTTGAATGCTTCACCTCCGGAAAAATGA
- the pfkB gene encoding 1-phosphofructokinase: MIYTITLNPTIDYIVSVPHLSLGHSHHMDEELITPGGKGIMVSRVLKALGIPSIALGFRGGFTGEFVRDYLEELQIINQFIVIKERTRINLVLKSDQDTEISDYGPAATEEEVAVFMKCFEDISTQDFVVLSGSKLPSMPKDFYEQLIRSLHEEGVPFACDITKEELRNSLQYHPLVVKPNQKEVGELFGRTFSTWQEVVPYGKQLVELGAQNAIVSLGGDGALLFTANEVIYAPPLSGEVANPVGSGDSMVAGFVGTFIRTGDPLEAFRVAVACGTATAFSPDIATADEIEAQLARVVLEKIE, translated from the coding sequence ATGATTTATACGATTACTTTGAATCCAACCATCGATTACATCGTCTCCGTCCCCCATCTTAGTTTAGGGCATTCTCACCACATGGATGAGGAACTGATCACTCCCGGCGGCAAAGGCATCATGGTCTCCCGCGTCCTGAAAGCCCTCGGGATCCCTTCAATCGCACTGGGATTCCGCGGCGGCTTCACCGGCGAGTTTGTCCGTGATTACTTGGAAGAATTGCAGATCATCAATCAGTTCATCGTTATAAAAGAGCGCACGCGCATCAACTTGGTTTTGAAATCGGATCAGGATACGGAAATCAGTGATTACGGACCTGCTGCGACCGAAGAGGAAGTCGCTGTTTTTATGAAATGCTTCGAAGACATCTCAACGCAAGACTTCGTTGTTTTGTCGGGCAGCAAACTGCCATCCATGCCCAAGGATTTTTATGAACAGTTGATCCGCTCCTTGCATGAGGAAGGCGTGCCTTTTGCCTGCGACATCACGAAGGAGGAACTGCGGAACAGCCTGCAATACCACCCCTTGGTCGTGAAGCCGAACCAGAAGGAAGTCGGCGAATTGTTCGGCCGGACTTTCTCCACTTGGCAGGAGGTTGTCCCTTACGGCAAGCAGTTGGTTGAGCTGGGTGCCCAGAATGCCATCGTTTCCCTCGGCGGCGACGGCGCGCTTCTGTTCACGGCGAATGAAGTCATTTATGCACCGCCGTTATCCGGTGAAGTCGCCAACCCGGTCGGCTCCGGGGATTCCATGGTGGCCGGGTTTGTCGGGACCTTTATCCGTACTGGGGACCCCTTGGAAGCTTTCCGAGTCGCCGTCGCTTGCGGGACTGCCACAGCCTTCTCACCGGATATCGCCACTGCCGATGAGATTGAAGCGCAATTGGCCCGTGTTGTTTTGGAAAAAATCGAATAG